The Streptomyces sp. cg36 genomic interval GGGGCAGTTCGGGCCGATGATGCGGGTCTTGTTGCCCTTCGAGCCCGCGTACGCCCAGAAGGCGGCGGAGTCGTGGACGGCGATGCCCTCGGTGATCACCACGGCGAGCGGGATCTCGGCGTCGATGGCCTCGACCACGGCGGCCTTGGCGAAGGCCGGCGGCACGAAGAGGACGGAGACGTTGGCGCCCGTCTTCTCCATCGCCTCGGCGACGGAGCCGAAGACCGGGACCTCGGTGCCGTCGAAGTCGACGGTCGTGCCGGCCTTGCGCGGGTTCACGCCACCGACGATGTTGGTGCCGTCGGCCAGCATGAGCTTGGTGTGCTTCATGCCCGTGGCACCGGTCATGCCCTGGACGATGACCTTGCTGTCCTTGTTGAGGAAGATAGCCATGGCTTTTCTTTCCCTCGTCCCTTACTTCGCAGCCGCGAGCTCGGCGGCCTTGTCGGCCGCGCCGTCCATGGTGTCCACGCGCTGGACCAGCGGGTGGTTGGCGTCCGACAGGATCTTGCGACCCAGCTCCGCGTTGTTGCCGTCGAGGCGCACGACCAGCGGCTTCTCGACCTTCTCACCCTTGGAGGCCAGCAGCTCCAGGGCCTGGACGATGCCGTTGGCGACCTCGTCGCAGGCGGTGATGCCACCGAAGACGTTGACGAAGACGGACTTGACGTCCGAGTCGCCCAGGATGATCTCCAGGCCGTTCGCCATGACCTCGGCGGAGGCGCCGCCGCCGATGTCGAGGAAGTTGGCCGGCTTCACGCCGCCGTGGTTCTCACCGGCGTACGCGACGACGTCCAGGGTGCTCATGACGAGACCCGCGCCGTTGCCGATGATGCCGACCTCGCCGTCGAGCTTCACGTAGTTGAGGTTCTTGGCCTTGGCGGCAGCCTCAAGGGGGTTGGCCGCGGCCTTGTCCTCCAGGGCCTCGTGCTCCGGCTGACGGAACTCGGCGTTCTCGTCCAGGGACACCTTGCCGTCGAGGGCCAGGATGCGGCCGTCCTTGGTCTTCACCAGCGGGTTGACCTCGACGAGGAGCGCGTCCTCGGCGACGAAGGTCTTCCACAGGGTGACCAGGGCCTCGGCGACGCCCTCGGCCACGTCGGCCGGGAACTTCGCCAGGGCCACGATCTCGCGGGCCTTCTCGATGTCGACGCCGTCGACGGCGTTGACCGGGACCTTCGCGAGGGCCTCGGGGGTCTTCTCCGCGACCTCCTCGATGTCCATGCCGCCCTGCACCGACGCCATGGCGAGGAAGGTGCGGTTGGTGCGGTCCAGGAGGTACGAGACGTAGTACTCCGCCTCGATCTCCGGCGACAGCTCGGCGATCATCACCTTGTGGACCGTGTGGCCCTTGATGTCCATGCCGAGGATGTCCGTCGCGCGGGCGACGGCCTCGTCCGCGTTCGCCGCCAGCTTCACGCCGCCGGCCTTGCCGCGGCCGCCGACCTTCACCTGCGCCTTGACGACGGACTTGCCGCCCAGCCGCTCGGTCGCCTCGCGGGCTGCCTCAGGCGTGTCGATCACTTCACCGGCCAGCACCGGTACACCGTGCTTGGCGAAGAGGTCCCTCGCCTGGTACTCGAACAGGTCCACGCGCGTCCGTCCCTTTTCAGTGGTCTCGCGGTTCGTTGTCTGCGTGGGCGTGCCGCGAAGGGCAACGTGACGGCGCTGTCACTGAGGGAGGCGTACACGGTGTCCGGGCACGCGGCATGTCCGTCTCGCAGGTTATCCCCGCAGGACCGAGCTCCCTAAATCGCAGATCACACCGGAGCGGTGATACCTGTCACAGATCACCTGCTCACAGCGTGTCAGGTATCGGCAGAGCCCGCTTCTCGATCGCCGCCGCCATGATCGCCGGGAAGAGGTCGGGCGTGCACGCGAAAGCGGGCGCACCCAGGGCGGACAGGGCCGCCGCGTGGTCGTGGTCATAGGCCGGGGCGCCTTCGTCCGAGAGGGCGAGCAGCGCCACGAACCGCACTCCCGACGCCTTCATCGCCGCGACCCGCTTCAGCATCTCGTCACGGATGCCTCCCTCGTAAAGATCACTGATCAGCACGACGACGGTTTCGGCAGGACGGGTGATGCGGGACTGGCAGTAGGCCAGCGCCCGGTTGATGTCGGTGCCGCCGCCGAGCTGGGTCCCGAACAGCACGTCCACCGGGTCGTCGAGCTGGTCGGTGAGGTCGACGACCGCCGTGTCGAAGACCACCAGCCGGGTGGAGATCGACCGCATGGAGGC includes:
- the sucC gene encoding ADP-forming succinate--CoA ligase subunit beta; its protein translation is MDLFEYQARDLFAKHGVPVLAGEVIDTPEAAREATERLGGKSVVKAQVKVGGRGKAGGVKLAANADEAVARATDILGMDIKGHTVHKVMIAELSPEIEAEYYVSYLLDRTNRTFLAMASVQGGMDIEEVAEKTPEALAKVPVNAVDGVDIEKAREIVALAKFPADVAEGVAEALVTLWKTFVAEDALLVEVNPLVKTKDGRILALDGKVSLDENAEFRQPEHEALEDKAAANPLEAAAKAKNLNYVKLDGEVGIIGNGAGLVMSTLDVVAYAGENHGGVKPANFLDIGGGASAEVMANGLEIILGDSDVKSVFVNVFGGITACDEVANGIVQALELLASKGEKVEKPLVVRLDGNNAELGRKILSDANHPLVQRVDTMDGAADKAAELAAAK